One genomic window of Scatophagus argus isolate fScaArg1 chromosome 16, fScaArg1.pri, whole genome shotgun sequence includes the following:
- the mylk5 gene encoding myosin light chain kinase, smooth muscle isoform X1 has translation MNGEGSKQRYVSTFRMHIKPPSASSAPRNRPGPIDSRTSGKCSDTGSLKLSSYKRLDPPVFIEPLEDCCVDEGSDIILRGVIAGSQPIKVLWLHNGEVARFGNSSFDGRETSFVVKESLPEDAGAYTCLAENSAGKMSCCAAVVVRDFETICGVQSLVSNITSSASTSTLENGRSPQLPKDELQKFRGSICTSPTCADKLSPVSTPREVIPKKRANSGTGPVLQFENPPHHIKVEVGQTARVTCLFTSSPPVVSCWIRNKEQIVDGPELWAENTDVSSTLVIAEAKPQHTGRYTIVVRDRKNSAQHTLTLSVIERPQPPASCPVISLISPTNLVLSWSGPCYDGGSAVLGYVVEVKNQGPAEPGDWTVLTAQCKSTSYRVCSGVQPQQDYCFRVRAYNEAGVSEPGPVSTVVRMEQKDLDKPQEDEAPQGYTCVSIETSHKVTDHYNLQEKLGMGKFGLVFKLTHKETGHVCAGKFYKGRRAKEREAARKEIELMNYLHHPKLVQCLAAYDHKPEMVMVMEFIAGGELFERIVDDNFEHTEPASVRYMQQILEGIAYMHQQNIVHLDLKPENIVCVDTSGTSIKIIDFGLASRLDDNTPLKVMHGTPEFVAPEVINYEAVCLATDMWSIGVICYILLSGESPFQGSSDAETLALVTAAQWEFDEESFDEITEEAKNFISSLLNKDTRRRMSCEEALAHPWMAAFDSGDVQTKNLSKEKMKRFLARQKWKKAGKALLALKRMALLSKSESAGSPTSPGEDSPLSPETEDALKSLERKMQGPPQFTQSLVDQTVAKGSNARLSCHLTGYPDPEVVWLCGKEPVMESTTVQIEYEEDGRCTLVITKVGLDDTNVYTCRATNDHGETFCSAKLIVQE, from the exons ATGAACGGTGAGGGCAGCAAACAGCGCTATGTGTCAACCTTCAGGATGCACATCAAGCCACCCAGTGCATCATCTGCACCAAGGAATCGGCCCGGACCTATTGATTCCAGGACTTCAGGCAAATGTAGCGACACAG GGTCTCTTAAATTATCCTCTTATAAACGACTGGATCCACCCGTCTTCATAGAGCCCCTGGAGGACTGCTGCGTGGACGAAGGAAGTGACATCATACTGCGGGGGGTCATCGCGGGCAGTCAGCCAATCAAAGTGTTGTGGTTGCACAATG GTGAAGTCGCCCGTTTTGGGAATTCGTCCTTTGATGGCAGGGAGACGAGTTTTGTGGTAAAAGAGTCCTTGCCAGAAGATGCTGGGGCTTACACCTGCCTGGCAGAAAACAGTGCAGGGAAGATGtcctgttgtgctgctgttgttgtcagag ACTTTGAAACTATCTGTGGTGTGCAGAGCCTTGTATCAAATATCACCAGTTCTGCATCCACGAGTACTTTGGAGAACGGAAGGTCACCACAGCTTCCCAAAGATGAGCTACAGAAATTCAGAGGGTCTATCTGTACTTCCCCTACATGCGCCGATAAACTTAGCCCAGTCTCAACTCCAAGAG AAGTCATCCCCAAGAAGAGAGCCAACTCAGGAACAg gTCCAGTGCTACAGTTTGAAAACCCTCCACACCACATTAAGGTGGAGGTGGGACAAACTGCCCGGGTGACGTGTCTTTTTACCAGCAGTCCTCCTGTAGTGTCATGTTGGATCAGAAACAAAGAGCAG ATAGTGGATGGTCCAGAGCTGTgggcagaaaacacagatgtgAGCAGTACACTGGTTATAGCAGAGGCTAAACCACAGCATACAGGTCGCTACACTATTGTAGTAAGAGACCGCAAGAACTCcgcacaacacacactcaccctttCAGTGATAG AGAGACCACAGCCTCCTGCCTCCTGTCCTGTGATCTCCCTTATCTCTCCCACCAATCTTGTGCTGTCCTGGTCGGGACCCTGCTACGACGGTGGCAGTGCCGTCCTGGGTTATGTTGTTGAGGTAAAGAACCAAGGACCTGCTGAGCCCGGGGACTGGACCGTTCTTACTGCCCAGTGTAAGAGTACATCATACAGAGTGTGCTCTGGGGTGCAGCCTCAACAGGACTACTGTTTCAGAGTGAGAGCCTACAACGAAGCGGGAGTAAGTGAGCCAGGACCAGTGTCAACAGTGGTTAGGATGGAGCAGAAAG aCTTAGACAAACCACAAGAAGACGAAGCCCCTCAAGGCTACACCTGTGTCTCTATTGAAACTTCGCACAAAGTCACAGATCACTACAATTTGCAGGAGAAACTGGGAAT GGGAAAGTTCGGCCTAGTGTTCAAATTGACCCACAAAGAGACAGGACATGTGTGTGCTGGGAAGTTCTACAAAGGCCGGCGTGCCAAGGAGAGGGAAGCTGCCCGTAAAGAGATAGAGTTGATGAACTACCTCCACCACCCCAAACTGGTTCAATGCCTTGCGGCGTATGATCACAAGCCTGAGATGGTCATGGTCATGGAGTT cATTGCGGGCGGGGAACTGTTTGAACGTATTGTGGATGACAACTTTGAGCACACAGAGCCTGCCAGTGTGCGCTACATGCAGCAGATCCTGGAGGGGATTGCCTACATGCATCAGCAGAACATTGTCCATCTGGACCTCAAACCTgaaaacattgtgtgtgttgacacaTCTGGCACCTCGATTAAGATAATTGATTTCGGCTTAGCCAGCAGACTTG ATGACAACACACCTCTGAAGGTGATGCATGGGACTCCAGAGTTTGTAGCACCTGAAGTGATCAACTATGAGGCTGTGTGTTTGGCCACTGACATGTGGAGCATTGGGGTCATCTGTTACATACT CCTAAGTGGTGAGTCCCCATTCCAGGGGAGCAGCGATGCAGAGACCCTGGCCTTGGTCACAGCTGCCCAGTGGGAGTTCGATGAGGAAAGCTTTGATGAAATTACAGAGGAGGCCAAAAATTTCATTAGCTCTTTGCTCAACAAGGACACCAG GCGGAGGATGTCCTGTGAAGAGGCTCTTGCCCACCCTTGGATGGCAGCATTTGATTCTGGAGATGTGCAGACCAAGAATCTGTCCAAGGAGAAGATGAAGCGGTTTCTAGCCAGGCAAAAGTGGAAG AAAGCAGGTaaggccttgctggccctgaaAAGAATGGCCCTGTTGTCAAAAAGTGAGAGCGCTGGATCACCTACCAGTCCTGGAGAGG ACTCACCTCTGAGCCCAGAGACAGAGGATGCCCTGAAGTCTTTGGAGCGCAAGATGCAGGGCCCACCTCAGTTCACCCAGAGTTTGGTGGACCAGACAGTAGCTAAGGGATCCAATGCCCGTCTTTCATGTCACCTCACAG GATATCCTGATCCGGAGGTGGTGTGGCTGTGTGGTAAAGAGCCTGTTATGGAGTCAACCACAGTTCAAATAGAGTACGAGGAAGATGGCCGCTGTACCCTGGTCATAACCAAAGTGGGCCTAGATGACACCAACGTTTACACCTGTCGAGCCACCAATGACCATGGGGAGACATTTTGCTCAGCCAAACTGATTGTTCAAGAGTAA
- the mylk5 gene encoding myosin light chain kinase, smooth muscle isoform X2: MAGEVARFGNSSFDGRETSFVVKESLPEDAGAYTCLAENSAGKMSCCAAVVVRDFETICGVQSLVSNITSSASTSTLENGRSPQLPKDELQKFRGSICTSPTCADKLSPVSTPREVIPKKRANSGTGPVLQFENPPHHIKVEVGQTARVTCLFTSSPPVVSCWIRNKEQIVDGPELWAENTDVSSTLVIAEAKPQHTGRYTIVVRDRKNSAQHTLTLSVIERPQPPASCPVISLISPTNLVLSWSGPCYDGGSAVLGYVVEVKNQGPAEPGDWTVLTAQCKSTSYRVCSGVQPQQDYCFRVRAYNEAGVSEPGPVSTVVRMEQKDLDKPQEDEAPQGYTCVSIETSHKVTDHYNLQEKLGMGKFGLVFKLTHKETGHVCAGKFYKGRRAKEREAARKEIELMNYLHHPKLVQCLAAYDHKPEMVMVMEFIAGGELFERIVDDNFEHTEPASVRYMQQILEGIAYMHQQNIVHLDLKPENIVCVDTSGTSIKIIDFGLASRLDDNTPLKVMHGTPEFVAPEVINYEAVCLATDMWSIGVICYILLSGESPFQGSSDAETLALVTAAQWEFDEESFDEITEEAKNFISSLLNKDTRRRMSCEEALAHPWMAAFDSGDVQTKNLSKEKMKRFLARQKWKKAGKALLALKRMALLSKSESAGSPTSPGEDSPLSPETEDALKSLERKMQGPPQFTQSLVDQTVAKGSNARLSCHLTGYPDPEVVWLCGKEPVMESTTVQIEYEEDGRCTLVITKVGLDDTNVYTCRATNDHGETFCSAKLIVQE, encoded by the exons ATG GCAGGTGAAGTCGCCCGTTTTGGGAATTCGTCCTTTGATGGCAGGGAGACGAGTTTTGTGGTAAAAGAGTCCTTGCCAGAAGATGCTGGGGCTTACACCTGCCTGGCAGAAAACAGTGCAGGGAAGATGtcctgttgtgctgctgttgttgtcagag ACTTTGAAACTATCTGTGGTGTGCAGAGCCTTGTATCAAATATCACCAGTTCTGCATCCACGAGTACTTTGGAGAACGGAAGGTCACCACAGCTTCCCAAAGATGAGCTACAGAAATTCAGAGGGTCTATCTGTACTTCCCCTACATGCGCCGATAAACTTAGCCCAGTCTCAACTCCAAGAG AAGTCATCCCCAAGAAGAGAGCCAACTCAGGAACAg gTCCAGTGCTACAGTTTGAAAACCCTCCACACCACATTAAGGTGGAGGTGGGACAAACTGCCCGGGTGACGTGTCTTTTTACCAGCAGTCCTCCTGTAGTGTCATGTTGGATCAGAAACAAAGAGCAG ATAGTGGATGGTCCAGAGCTGTgggcagaaaacacagatgtgAGCAGTACACTGGTTATAGCAGAGGCTAAACCACAGCATACAGGTCGCTACACTATTGTAGTAAGAGACCGCAAGAACTCcgcacaacacacactcaccctttCAGTGATAG AGAGACCACAGCCTCCTGCCTCCTGTCCTGTGATCTCCCTTATCTCTCCCACCAATCTTGTGCTGTCCTGGTCGGGACCCTGCTACGACGGTGGCAGTGCCGTCCTGGGTTATGTTGTTGAGGTAAAGAACCAAGGACCTGCTGAGCCCGGGGACTGGACCGTTCTTACTGCCCAGTGTAAGAGTACATCATACAGAGTGTGCTCTGGGGTGCAGCCTCAACAGGACTACTGTTTCAGAGTGAGAGCCTACAACGAAGCGGGAGTAAGTGAGCCAGGACCAGTGTCAACAGTGGTTAGGATGGAGCAGAAAG aCTTAGACAAACCACAAGAAGACGAAGCCCCTCAAGGCTACACCTGTGTCTCTATTGAAACTTCGCACAAAGTCACAGATCACTACAATTTGCAGGAGAAACTGGGAAT GGGAAAGTTCGGCCTAGTGTTCAAATTGACCCACAAAGAGACAGGACATGTGTGTGCTGGGAAGTTCTACAAAGGCCGGCGTGCCAAGGAGAGGGAAGCTGCCCGTAAAGAGATAGAGTTGATGAACTACCTCCACCACCCCAAACTGGTTCAATGCCTTGCGGCGTATGATCACAAGCCTGAGATGGTCATGGTCATGGAGTT cATTGCGGGCGGGGAACTGTTTGAACGTATTGTGGATGACAACTTTGAGCACACAGAGCCTGCCAGTGTGCGCTACATGCAGCAGATCCTGGAGGGGATTGCCTACATGCATCAGCAGAACATTGTCCATCTGGACCTCAAACCTgaaaacattgtgtgtgttgacacaTCTGGCACCTCGATTAAGATAATTGATTTCGGCTTAGCCAGCAGACTTG ATGACAACACACCTCTGAAGGTGATGCATGGGACTCCAGAGTTTGTAGCACCTGAAGTGATCAACTATGAGGCTGTGTGTTTGGCCACTGACATGTGGAGCATTGGGGTCATCTGTTACATACT CCTAAGTGGTGAGTCCCCATTCCAGGGGAGCAGCGATGCAGAGACCCTGGCCTTGGTCACAGCTGCCCAGTGGGAGTTCGATGAGGAAAGCTTTGATGAAATTACAGAGGAGGCCAAAAATTTCATTAGCTCTTTGCTCAACAAGGACACCAG GCGGAGGATGTCCTGTGAAGAGGCTCTTGCCCACCCTTGGATGGCAGCATTTGATTCTGGAGATGTGCAGACCAAGAATCTGTCCAAGGAGAAGATGAAGCGGTTTCTAGCCAGGCAAAAGTGGAAG AAAGCAGGTaaggccttgctggccctgaaAAGAATGGCCCTGTTGTCAAAAAGTGAGAGCGCTGGATCACCTACCAGTCCTGGAGAGG ACTCACCTCTGAGCCCAGAGACAGAGGATGCCCTGAAGTCTTTGGAGCGCAAGATGCAGGGCCCACCTCAGTTCACCCAGAGTTTGGTGGACCAGACAGTAGCTAAGGGATCCAATGCCCGTCTTTCATGTCACCTCACAG GATATCCTGATCCGGAGGTGGTGTGGCTGTGTGGTAAAGAGCCTGTTATGGAGTCAACCACAGTTCAAATAGAGTACGAGGAAGATGGCCGCTGTACCCTGGTCATAACCAAAGTGGGCCTAGATGACACCAACGTTTACACCTGTCGAGCCACCAATGACCATGGGGAGACATTTTGCTCAGCCAAACTGATTGTTCAAGAGTAA
- the LOC124073762 gene encoding complement C1q-like protein 2, with product MKTIVVLLLVYSCCLCEGQVSENDGKIHQCSGSSTSCCDICSLTSITQNLGAMGEKVANMAEKIALLESMLQNAEKDILELRSLTGGSPQVAFSAALRESGSGNIGPFTTATPLQYKRVFSNTGNCYNPSTGIFTAVVKGMYFFRFSMFNNLSPVPSSVVCLKKNDVLLTSVWDTSGTDGNDMGSNAAVIPLEVGDSVYVELQTNRIVYDDGMNYNTFSGFLLFTT from the exons ATGAAGACGATTGTGGTCCTGCTACTAGTGTACAGCTGTTGTCTGTGTGAGGGGCAAGTCAGTGAAAATGACGGCAAAATTCATCAGTGCTCGGGAAGCTCAACAAGCTGCTGTGACATCTGCTCCCTCACCTCCATAACTCAAAACCTAGGAGCAATGGGAGAGAAAGTCGCAAACATGGCAGAAAAAATAGCACTCCTGGAGTCTATGTTGCAAAACGCTGAAAAAGATATCCTGGAACTGCGGAGCCTGACTGGAG GAAGTCCTCAGGTGGCCTTTTCTGCAGCTCTCAGGGAATCTGGCTCTGGAAACATTGGACCTTTCACCACTGCTACCCCACTGCAGTATAAGAGGGTCTTCTCCAACACTGGCAACTGCTACAATCCTTCCACAG GCATCTTCACAGCAGTGGTCAAAGGAATGTACTTCTTTCGATTCTCCATGTTCAACAACCTCAGTCCCGTTCCCAGTTCTGTTGTGTGCCTCAAGAAGAATGACGTACTGCTGACATCTGTTTGGGACACCTCTGGCACTGATGGCAATGACATGGGCAGCAACGCTGCGGTCATCCCCCTCGAGGTGGGAGACAGTGTGTATGTGGAGCTCCAGACAAACAGGATCGTCTATGATGATGGCATGAACTACAACACCTTCAGtggttttcttctcttcactaCATAA
- the fzd2 gene encoding frizzled-2, which translates to MSFCKTWSVALLLPLLISAQYQGDNGIVVPEHGFCQPISIPLCTDIAYNQTIMPNLVGHYNQEDAGLEVHQFYPLVKVQCSPELKFFLCSMYAPVCTVLEKAIPPCRSICERAKQGCEALMNKFGFQWPDRLRCENFPVLGDGQICVGQNDSTAATVPPIMSVPGTQDFTVVPPHERLFRCPAVLKVPPYLNYEFLNEKDCAAPCEPSKSGGNMFFTDKEIHFSRIWILVWSVLCCASTLFTVTTYLVDMQRFRYPERPIIFLSGCYTMVSIAYIAGYFLGDRVVCNDSFNPDGYKTIVQGTKKEGCTILFMMLYFFSMASSIWWVILSLTWFLAAGMKWGHEAIEANSQYFHLAAWAVPAVKTISILAIGQIEGDVLSGVCFVSLSNLDPLRGFVLAPLFIYLFIGTSFLLAGFVSLFRIRTIMKHDGTKTEKLERLMVRIGVFSVLYTVPATIVIACFFYEQAFRTHWERSWVSHNCRALAIPCPVQTGPRMTPDFTVYMIKYLMTLIVGITSGFWIWSGKTLHSWHKFYTRLTNGKHGETTV; encoded by the coding sequence ATGAGTTTTTGCAAGACCTGGTCTGTTGCgctcctgctgcctctgctgatATCAGCCCAGTACCAAGGGGACAATGGAATAGTCGTCCCGGAGCATGGCTTTTGTCAGCCGATTTCAATTCCTCTGTGCACGGACATTGCGTATAACCAAACCATCATGCCAAATTTAGTGGGCCATTACAATCAGGAGGACGCGGGGCTCGAGGTGCACCAGTTTTACCCTCTTGTTAAGGTACAGTGCTCTCCGGAGTTGAAATTCTTCCTGTGCTCTATGTATGCGCCTGTGTGTACAGTTTTGGAGAAGGCCATTCCTCCCTGCAGGTCAATCTGCGAGAGAGCCAAGCAGGGCTGCGAGGCTCTCATGAACAAATTTGGCTTTCAGTGGCCGGACCGACTGCGCTGCGAGAACTTCCCTGTGCTGGGAGACGGACAAATCTGCGTGGGCCAAAACGATTCCACCGCCGCCACCGTACCACCCATCATGTCTGTCCCGGGGACCCAGGACTTCACCGTGGTCCCTCCTCATGAGAGGCTTTTCCGTTGCCCTGCTGTTCTCAAAGTACCCCCATATTTAAATTATGAGTTTTTAAATGAGAAGGATTGTGCAGCACCATGTGAGCCATCAAAGAGCGGTGGGAATATGTTTTTCACTGACAAAGAGATTCATTTCTCTCGTATATGGATTCTGGTCTGGTCTGTGCTTTGTTGTGCATCTACATTATTCACAGTAACCACCTATTTAGTTGACATGCAACGCTTTAGGTATCCTGAGCGACCTATCATCTTCCTGTCGGGCTGCTACACTATGGTCTCCATAGCCTACATAGCTGGCTACTTCCTGGGGGACAGAGTGGTCTGCAATGACAGCTTCAACCCGGATGGCTATAAAACAATCGTCCAAGGCACTAAAAAAGAAGGTTGCACCATCCTCTTCATGATGCTCTATTTCTTCAGCATGGCCAGCTCCATCTGGTGGGTCATCCTGTCTCTCACCTGGTTCCTGGCAGCAGGTATGAAGTGGGGCCATGAGGCTATTGAGGCCAACTCTCAGTATTTTCACCTGGCAGCCTGGGCAGTGCCAGCCGTCAAGACCATCAGCATCCTGGCCATTGGGCAGATCGAGGGTGATGTGCTTAGCGGCGTCTGCTTCGTCAGTCTGAGCAACCTGGACCCTCTTCGAGGCTTTGTTCTGGCCCCTCTCTTCATCTATCTCTTCATCGGTACCTCTTTCTTGCTAGCCGGCTTTGTGTCGCTGTTCCGAATCCGCACCATCATGAAACACGACGGCACCAAGACAGAAAAGCTGGAGCGACTGATGGTGCGAATTGGCGTATTCAGCGTGCTCTACACCGTCCCTGCTACCATTGTTATTGCCTGCTTCTTCTATGAGCAGGCCTTCCGCACCCACTGGGAGCGCAGCTGGGTTAGCCACAACTGCAGGGCCTTGGCCATCCCCTGTCCTGTCCAGACTGGGCCACGCATGACTCCAGACTTCACAGTTTACATGATTAAGTACCTTATGACACTGATAGTGGGTATCACCTCTGGTTTCTGGATCTGGTCTGGAAAGACTCTACACTCCTGGCATAAGTTCTACACAAGGCTGACAAATGGCAAACATGGAGAGACCACTGTGTAG